The following are from one region of the Candidatus Rokuibacteriota bacterium genome:
- a CDS encoding RidA family protein codes for MSAEARIKELGLALPQPAKALGNYVPGVRVGNLLFLSGHGPIRVDGVPTVRGKVGRDLSLEDGYKVAREVGINLLGSARTLLGSLDKVKRVVKVLGMVNSAEGFGDQPKVINGFSDLMVEVFGENGRHARSAVGMAELPMGIPVEIEMILEVE; via the coding sequence ATGAGCGCGGAAGCCAGGATCAAGGAGCTCGGCCTCGCCCTGCCCCAGCCGGCCAAGGCCTTGGGTAACTACGTCCCGGGTGTGCGCGTCGGCAACCTCCTCTTCCTGTCGGGCCACGGGCCCATTCGGGTGGACGGCGTGCCGACGGTGCGCGGCAAGGTCGGGCGCGACCTCTCGCTCGAGGACGGCTACAAGGTCGCGCGGGAGGTGGGCATCAACCTGCTGGGCTCGGCCAGGACACTCCTGGGCAGCCTCGACAAGGTCAAACGGGTCGTCAAGGTGCTGGGCATGGTCAACTCCGCCGAGGGCTTCGGCGACCAGCCCAAGGTGATCAACGGCTTCTCGGACCTGATGGTCGAGGTATTCGGCGAGAACGGCCGCCACGCCCGCTCGGCGGTCGGCATGGCCGAGCTGCCCATGGGCATCCCCGTCGAGATCGAGATGATCCTCGAAGTCGAGTAG
- a CDS encoding NUDIX domain-containing protein: MTQPVIPSPAATLVLLRDRPPTDVEALLLQRHAKSKFAAGDYVFAGGKVEADDMPPDGEGFCCGLTAGQAAARLGGGLAPRDALSYWVGAIREAFEEVGVLLAYEADGRLLRIASEAKLRYEAYRTACQGANPAFFDMLRAEQLTLATDRLAYFAHWITPEEQPLRFDTRFFAALMPPGQEPAVDGHEIVDLKWLTPAEATAALKRKEIGLRFPTIKNLELVAGGGSPASSVVESLGKREVQTIRPRVLQVDGKPLAVLPGDPRWY; encoded by the coding sequence ATGACCCAGCCCGTTATCCCGTCCCCGGCCGCCACCCTCGTCCTCCTTCGAGACCGGCCACCCACGGATGTCGAGGCCCTGCTGCTCCAGCGCCATGCCAAGAGCAAGTTTGCAGCCGGAGACTACGTTTTCGCGGGAGGCAAGGTCGAAGCCGACGACATGCCCCCCGACGGCGAAGGCTTCTGCTGTGGGCTCACGGCCGGGCAGGCGGCGGCTCGGCTCGGCGGCGGGCTCGCGCCCCGAGACGCTCTCTCATACTGGGTAGGAGCCATTCGCGAAGCCTTCGAGGAGGTGGGGGTGCTTCTGGCCTATGAGGCCGACGGCCGCCTGCTCCGCATTGCGTCGGAGGCCAAGCTCCGCTACGAGGCCTACCGGACCGCGTGCCAGGGCGCCAACCCGGCCTTTTTTGACATGCTGAGGGCCGAGCAGCTGACGCTGGCAACAGACCGGCTGGCGTACTTCGCCCACTGGATCACGCCCGAGGAGCAGCCGCTCCGCTTCGATACGCGCTTCTTCGCCGCCCTCATGCCGCCCGGGCAGGAGCCCGCCGTGGATGGCCACGAGATCGTGGACCTCAAATGGCTGACCCCGGCCGAAGCCACGGCTGCCCTCAAGCGAAAGGAGATCGGCCTGCGCTTCCCGACCATAAAGAATCTGGAGCTCGTGGCGGGAGGAGGCTCTCCAGCCTCGAGCGTGGTGGAGTCCCTGGGCAAGCGCGAGGTGCAGACGATCAGGCCCCGCGTCCTCCAGGTGGACGGTAAGCCTCTCGCGGTCCTGCCGGGCGACCCGCGCTGGTACTGA
- a CDS encoding PilZ domain-containing protein, which produces MNERRADLRRYPRAKVAWPVVLEVGDRHFNIQTVNLSPMGTKVGLVEAPLEIGSQAKLRIRPPNGRTLDVNAIVWRSDRDGSAFFFISVDGDDDVYSETAPRPVPLPS; this is translated from the coding sequence ATGAACGAACGCAGGGCCGATCTCAGGCGATACCCCAGGGCCAAGGTAGCTTGGCCGGTAGTCCTCGAGGTCGGAGACCGCCACTTCAACATCCAGACCGTGAACCTGAGCCCCATGGGCACCAAGGTCGGGCTGGTGGAGGCCCCCCTCGAGATCGGTAGCCAGGCCAAGCTCCGCATCCGCCCCCCGAACGGTCGCACCCTCGACGTCAATGCCATCGTCTGGCGCTCGGACCGAGACGGCTCGGCCTTCTTCTTCATCAGCGTGGACGGGGACGACGACGTGTACTCCGAGACCGCTCCACGGCCTGTGCCGCTGCCGTCCTGA
- a CDS encoding enoyl-CoA hydratase/isomerase family protein — MTSKVQVEIKAPVATITLNKPERLNALDIEVWEGIRDAAEAVDGAAGVRAVILQGAGGAFCAGLDVKAGSTLGAVYEAPPAVAMQQIRAHIEHLQECFTRLERVRVPVIAAIERVCMGAGMELALCCDIRIAAEGTLFSIPEVQLGIIPDMGGTQRLPRTIGVGMAKELIYSARRFDAAEALRIGFVNHVYPAGEIGTRAAELAAEIAANGPLAVQAAKQSIDGTYWREREAWLLWEAERAVGPLLSEDRKAGMRAAAERKRADFQGK; from the coding sequence ATGACAAGCAAGGTGCAGGTCGAGATCAAGGCGCCCGTCGCCACGATTACGCTGAACAAGCCCGAGCGGCTGAACGCGCTCGACATCGAAGTCTGGGAGGGCATACGCGACGCGGCCGAGGCAGTGGACGGGGCCGCGGGCGTGCGCGCCGTGATCCTCCAGGGCGCGGGCGGGGCCTTCTGCGCGGGGCTCGACGTCAAGGCGGGCTCGACGCTCGGCGCGGTCTACGAGGCGCCGCCGGCCGTGGCCATGCAGCAGATCCGCGCGCACATCGAGCACCTCCAGGAGTGCTTCACTCGCCTCGAGCGCGTCCGCGTGCCCGTGATCGCCGCCATAGAGCGCGTTTGCATGGGCGCGGGCATGGAACTGGCGCTCTGCTGCGACATCCGGATCGCCGCCGAGGGCACGCTGTTCTCGATCCCTGAAGTCCAGCTCGGCATCATCCCCGACATGGGCGGCACGCAGCGGCTGCCGCGCACGATCGGCGTCGGCATGGCGAAGGAGCTGATCTACTCCGCCCGGCGCTTCGACGCGGCCGAGGCGCTCAGGATCGGCTTCGTGAACCACGTCTACCCGGCCGGCGAAATCGGGACGCGGGCGGCGGAGCTGGCCGCGGAGATCGCGGCCAACGGGCCGCTCGCGGTGCAGGCGGCCAAGCAGTCCATCGACGGAACCTACTGGCGCGAGCGCGAGGCCTGGCTTCTCTGGGAAGCCGAGCGGGCCGTCGGCCCCCTGCTGTCCGAGGACCGCAAGGCGGGCATGCGGGCCGCGGCAGAGCGCAAGCGCGCCGATTTTCAAGGCAAGTAA
- a CDS encoding cobalamin-binding protein, which produces MEFHDATGAAVVLPASPRRIVSLIPSVTEILFALGAGPSVAGCTVYCTEPPEGVATKTRVGGQKNPKLDVIRELGADLVVANVEENVREHVETLRGWGIPVYVTYPRTVAAGIRLVSDLGAVVGLPERGGEMAADLEAALDDVRSACAGKPARRVFYPIWRGPWMTINRDTYAHDMLALCGGDNVFGQSATRYPEVTLEDVARTAPEIILLPDEPYRFRQVHLADFDAYPDIPAVRDRRVHLVDGKLATWYGPRIAEAFRVLPRLIARE; this is translated from the coding sequence ATGGAGTTCCACGACGCAACGGGAGCTGCCGTTGTCCTGCCGGCGTCGCCCCGACGCATCGTCTCCCTCATTCCGAGCGTCACGGAAATTCTCTTCGCCCTCGGCGCCGGCCCCTCGGTGGCGGGCTGCACGGTGTACTGCACCGAGCCTCCGGAGGGTGTCGCGACCAAGACGCGCGTGGGCGGCCAGAAGAACCCGAAGCTGGACGTGATCCGCGAGCTGGGCGCCGACCTGGTGGTCGCCAACGTCGAAGAGAACGTCCGCGAGCACGTCGAGACCCTGCGCGGTTGGGGCATCCCGGTCTACGTCACGTATCCCCGGACCGTCGCCGCGGGCATTCGGCTCGTGAGCGATCTCGGCGCGGTGGTGGGGCTGCCGGAGCGGGGGGGAGAGATGGCCGCGGACCTCGAGGCCGCGCTGGATGACGTGCGCAGCGCCTGCGCGGGAAAGCCCGCACGCCGCGTGTTCTACCCGATCTGGCGCGGGCCCTGGATGACCATCAACCGCGACACGTACGCCCACGACATGCTCGCGCTGTGCGGAGGCGACAACGTCTTCGGCCAGTCAGCGACGCGCTACCCGGAGGTGACGCTGGAGGATGTCGCCCGCACGGCGCCGGAGATTATCCTGCTGCCCGACGAGCCGTACCGGTTCCGCCAGGTCCACCTCGCGGATTTCGACGCGTATCCCGACATCCCCGCGGTGCGAGACCGCCGCGTCCACCTGGTTGACGGCAAGCTCGCCACCTGGTACGGCCCCCGCATCGCCGAGGCGTTCCGCGTCCTGCCACGTCTCATCGCCCGCGAGTAA
- a CDS encoding VOC family protein, whose product MKIQGVGHVVLKVRDLERSKAFYEGVLGLKEVARFPGRMVFFSAGSNHHDLAVMAVGADAPSPPDHAVGLAHVALKIGDSLDLLREAKAQLDAHHVPIRGTRDHRVSQSIYCEDPDGNTVELFVDGDPAIWAEDPSTVATVKPLTLD is encoded by the coding sequence ATGAAAATCCAGGGAGTCGGGCACGTGGTGCTGAAGGTGAGGGACCTCGAGCGCTCGAAGGCTTTTTACGAGGGCGTGCTGGGGCTCAAGGAGGTCGCGCGCTTTCCGGGGCGGATGGTTTTCTTCTCGGCGGGCAGCAACCACCATGACCTGGCGGTCATGGCCGTGGGTGCCGATGCCCCCTCGCCACCTGACCACGCGGTGGGGCTGGCCCACGTCGCCCTCAAGATCGGAGACTCCCTGGACCTGCTGCGCGAGGCGAAAGCCCAACTCGACGCCCACCACGTGCCGATTCGGGGCACACGGGACCATCGGGTGAGCCAATCGATTTACTGCGAGGATCCCGATGGCAATACCGTCGAGCTCTTCGTGGACGGTGATCCGGCCATCTGGGCCGAGGATCCCTCGACCGTGGCCACCGTCAAGCCGCTGACCTTGGACTAG
- the ccrA gene encoding crotonyl-CoA carboxylase/reductase: MADLFDLGDKPPLGEIPARMHAYLVRQNRFGQPRDAWKREVIPTPTIGPDEVLIYVMASGINFNNVWAALGQPLDVIAERQKLGEPEDFHAGGSDCSGIVWAVGKGVKSVKVGDEVIVHSGWWRPDDPWVLSGKDPMLAESTRIWGYQTNYGSYCQFARAQAHQCVPKPKRLSWEAAGCFLLCASTAYRMLMGWAPHTVERGDVVLVWGATGGLGSMALEITRAQGGRVVAVVSDEAKRKFCAEHGAAGVINRTQFDHWGPMPDTKDAKTYGTWAKGARGFGKAIWDALGEKTSPRIVFEHPGEATLPTSEFVCATGGMIVICAGTTGYNVTLDLRYHWMRQKRFQGSHLSNDQQAAAVTKLVAEGKVDPCLSHTYVFDDIALCHQLMLENKHPYGNMGVLVNAPKPGLGAS; encoded by the coding sequence ATGGCTGATCTTTTCGACCTGGGTGACAAGCCGCCGCTTGGGGAAATCCCGGCACGGATGCACGCGTACCTCGTCCGGCAGAACCGCTTCGGCCAGCCGCGGGACGCGTGGAAGCGCGAGGTCATTCCCACGCCCACGATCGGGCCCGACGAGGTGCTGATCTACGTGATGGCCTCGGGCATCAACTTCAACAACGTCTGGGCCGCCCTCGGCCAGCCGCTCGACGTCATCGCCGAGCGGCAGAAGCTGGGCGAGCCCGAGGATTTCCACGCGGGCGGCAGCGACTGCTCGGGCATCGTGTGGGCCGTCGGCAAGGGCGTAAAGAGCGTCAAGGTCGGCGACGAGGTCATCGTCCACAGCGGCTGGTGGCGGCCCGACGACCCGTGGGTCCTTTCCGGCAAGGACCCGATGCTGGCCGAGAGCACGCGCATCTGGGGCTATCAGACCAACTACGGTAGCTACTGCCAGTTTGCGCGCGCCCAGGCGCATCAATGCGTCCCGAAGCCGAAACGCCTGTCCTGGGAAGCCGCGGGCTGCTTCCTCCTCTGCGCCTCGACCGCCTACCGGATGCTCATGGGCTGGGCGCCGCACACGGTGGAGCGCGGCGACGTGGTGCTGGTCTGGGGCGCGACGGGCGGGCTCGGCAGCATGGCACTCGAGATCACGCGGGCCCAGGGCGGGCGGGTCGTCGCCGTCGTCTCCGACGAGGCCAAGCGCAAGTTCTGCGCCGAGCACGGCGCCGCCGGCGTCATCAACCGAACGCAGTTCGATCACTGGGGACCCATGCCCGACACCAAGGACGCCAAGACCTACGGCACCTGGGCCAAGGGCGCCCGCGGCTTCGGCAAGGCCATCTGGGACGCGCTCGGGGAGAAGACGAGCCCGCGCATCGTCTTCGAGCACCCGGGCGAGGCGACGCTGCCGACCTCGGAATTCGTCTGCGCCACGGGCGGGATGATCGTGATCTGCGCCGGCACCACGGGCTACAACGTCACGCTCGACCTGCGCTACCACTGGATGCGGCAGAAGCGCTTCCAGGGCAGCCATCTCTCGAACGACCAGCAGGCCGCGGCCGTCACCAAGCTCGTCGCCGAGGGCAAGGTGGATCCGTGTCTCTCGCACACCTACGTCTTCGACGACATCGCCCTTTGCCACCAGCTCATGCTGGAGAACAAGCACCCGTACGGAAACATGGGCGTGCTGGTCAACGCGCCCAAGCCGGGGCTCGGCGCGTCGTAG
- the radC gene encoding DNA repair protein RadC, producing the protein MARELRISEWPAEERPRERLYHKGAAALSDAELLAIQLGTGIRGMSALDVGHGLLTQFGTLQELAGREVAEVAGVRGVGRAKAVRLAAAFEITRRLRSRNGHARPVLSSPEQVFARYGPLMEDLKKEVFRLALLDAQNGLLKDVVVSEGTLSASLVHPREVFKPAILESAASIILLHNHPSGDPTPSREDLRLTRQLVECSKLLDLRIHDHVIIGRERFISLAQRGAL; encoded by the coding sequence ATGGCGCGTGAGCTTCGGATCTCGGAGTGGCCGGCCGAGGAGCGGCCCAGGGAGCGCTTGTATCACAAAGGCGCGGCGGCCTTGTCCGACGCCGAGCTCCTGGCGATACAGCTCGGCACGGGCATCCGGGGGATGAGCGCCCTCGACGTGGGGCACGGGCTCCTGACGCAGTTCGGCACGCTCCAGGAGCTGGCGGGGCGCGAAGTGGCCGAGGTGGCAGGCGTGCGAGGTGTGGGGCGGGCCAAGGCTGTCCGGCTGGCGGCCGCCTTCGAGATCACGCGGCGGCTTCGATCGCGCAACGGCCACGCGCGCCCGGTGCTGTCCAGCCCCGAGCAGGTCTTCGCGCGCTACGGGCCGCTGATGGAAGACCTCAAGAAGGAGGTCTTCAGGCTGGCCCTCCTCGACGCCCAGAACGGCCTGCTCAAGGACGTGGTCGTCTCCGAGGGGACCCTGTCGGCCAGCCTCGTCCACCCGCGGGAGGTCTTCAAGCCTGCCATCCTCGAATCCGCAGCCTCCATCATCCTGCTCCACAACCACCCGAGCGGAGACCCCACGCCGAGCCGCGAGGACCTGAGACTCACCCGCCAGCTGGTGGAGTGTTCAAAGCTCCTCGACCTGCGCATCCACGACCACGTTATTATCGGTCGGGAGCGGTTCATCAGCCTGGCCCAACGGGGAGCGCTATGA